One Methylobacterium oryzae DNA window includes the following coding sequences:
- a CDS encoding SGNH/GDSL hydrolase family protein, whose translation MSKTLNTVFPARRMLRRLGLLGALLVLPTAVLAYADLLPESLDMLGFDLGDSPDLPHVARQIAIGAPLKIVAFGSSSTEGVGASTPANAYPARLQIDLRKKLHGMDVAVINRGIGGEHVDDMLARLDRDVIAAEPQLVIWQTGSNDPLRGVSLDHFREATVSAIRRIREAGIDVVLMEPQWCPKLESTPGASRFRDAVRSIGDELDVPVIRRADLMHGWVREGKLTTKQLFAADGLHMADRGYALLAEAAAQSILQDAGPVRSPEAVAE comes from the coding sequence GTGTCCAAGACGCTGAACACTGTCTTCCCCGCCCGCAGGATGCTGCGCCGCCTGGGCTTGTTGGGCGCCCTCTTGGTCCTTCCGACGGCGGTCCTCGCCTACGCGGACCTGCTGCCCGAATCCCTGGACATGCTGGGCTTCGACCTGGGCGACAGCCCGGACCTGCCCCACGTCGCTCGCCAGATCGCCATCGGCGCCCCGCTCAAGATCGTCGCCTTCGGGTCGTCCTCGACGGAGGGCGTGGGCGCGTCGACCCCGGCCAACGCCTACCCGGCCCGCCTGCAGATCGACCTGCGCAAGAAGCTGCACGGGATGGACGTGGCGGTCATCAACCGCGGCATCGGCGGCGAGCACGTCGACGACATGCTGGCGCGCCTCGACCGCGACGTGATCGCGGCCGAGCCCCAGCTCGTTATCTGGCAGACGGGCAGCAACGACCCGCTGCGCGGCGTGTCGCTCGACCATTTCCGCGAGGCCACTGTGTCGGCGATCCGCCGGATCCGGGAGGCCGGCATCGACGTGGTGCTGATGGAGCCGCAATGGTGCCCGAAGCTCGAATCCACGCCGGGCGCCTCGCGCTTCCGCGACGCGGTGCGCAGCATCGGCGACGAGCTCGACGTGCCGGTGATCCGCCGGGCCGACCTGATGCACGGCTGGGTGCGCGAGGGTAAGCTGACGACCAAACAGCTCTTCGCCGCCGACGGCCTGCACATGGCCGACCGCGGCTACGCGCTCCTGGCCGAGGCCGCCGCGCAGTCGATCCTGCAGGATGCCGGCCCGGTGCGCAGCCCCGAGGCGGTCGCCGAGTAG
- a CDS encoding MSMEG_0565 family glycosyltransferase yields the protein MVDRLRIAILTHSTDPRGGVVHALALGEALGRLGHEAVVHAPDPTGGGFFRAAQCPVISVAAKPVAGPAAALVGARIADYLAHFSTPAACDFDVFHAQCRISGNALATLTRRRLIPGFVRTVHRIDTFTDPRLAQWEERAILDAGRLLCVSRTWAATLAAEYGARADVVGTGVDGAAFTPDPGPEDDALRRRLGLGGGPVFLSVGGFEARKNTLAIVEAFAALRRTCPDAQLVVAGAAPPLDQAGYEARCCATLEREGLEVGPGRPVIRTGALAQADMPGLYRLADTLVSPSLAESYGLCVLEAMACGTPVIVSGRPPFTEYIAPGEALSVNPDDTDAIASAMRASLEPSRRARLRNAGREVARAHVWDACAARHLPTYAELAPGDAPLMAAATGAAAWNTLRVPRDA from the coding sequence ATGGTCGACCGCTTGCGCATCGCGATCCTCACGCACTCGACCGACCCGCGCGGCGGCGTGGTCCACGCTCTGGCTCTCGGGGAGGCCCTGGGCAGGCTCGGCCACGAGGCGGTGGTCCACGCGCCCGACCCGACCGGCGGCGGCTTCTTCCGCGCGGCGCAGTGTCCGGTGATCTCGGTCGCGGCCAAGCCGGTCGCGGGACCGGCCGCCGCGCTGGTCGGCGCCCGGATCGCCGACTACTTGGCGCATTTCTCGACGCCCGCCGCCTGCGACTTCGACGTCTTCCACGCCCAGTGCCGGATCAGCGGCAACGCGCTCGCCACCCTGACCCGGCGCCGCCTGATCCCGGGCTTCGTGCGCACGGTCCATCGGATCGACACGTTCACCGATCCGCGGCTCGCGCAGTGGGAGGAGCGGGCGATCCTCGATGCCGGGCGCCTGCTCTGCGTCAGCCGGACCTGGGCGGCGACGCTGGCGGCCGAGTACGGCGCCCGGGCCGACGTGGTCGGCACGGGCGTCGACGGGGCGGCCTTCACGCCCGATCCCGGGCCGGAGGATGACGCGCTCCGCCGCCGCCTCGGCCTCGGCGGCGGCCCGGTCTTCCTCAGCGTCGGCGGCTTCGAGGCGCGCAAGAACACGCTGGCGATCGTCGAGGCCTTCGCGGCCCTGCGCCGGACCTGCCCCGACGCGCAGCTCGTCGTGGCCGGCGCCGCGCCGCCTCTCGATCAGGCCGGCTACGAGGCCCGGTGCTGCGCCACGCTCGAGCGCGAGGGGCTCGAGGTCGGGCCCGGCCGGCCGGTGATCCGAACCGGCGCCTTGGCGCAGGCGGACATGCCGGGCCTCTACCGCCTCGCCGACACCCTGGTCTCTCCCTCCCTCGCGGAGAGCTACGGCCTGTGCGTTCTGGAGGCGATGGCCTGCGGAACGCCGGTGATCGTGTCGGGCCGGCCGCCCTTCACCGAGTATATCGCCCCCGGCGAAGCCCTGTCGGTGAACCCGGACGACACCGACGCCATTGCGTCGGCCATGCGGGCGAGCCTGGAGCCGAGCCGGCGGGCGCGGCTGCGCAATGCCGGCCGAGAGGTCGCCCGGGCGCATGTCTGGGACGCCTGCGCGGCGCGCCACCTGCCGACCTACGCGGAACTCGCGCCCGGGGACGCGCCGTTGATGGCCGCGGCCACGGGGGCGGCGGCCTGGAACACGCTGCGGGTCCCGCGCGATGCCTGA
- a CDS encoding MSMEG_0570 family nitrogen starvation response protein, producing the protein MPEMRFHIRWPDGTREACYSPSLVIKDHLAVGQDYPLDEFVALTRLALGIASERVRARYGFPCGRAQAQLARIEEGARRQEPGTVHVEAFED; encoded by the coding sequence ATGCCTGAGATGCGCTTCCATATCCGGTGGCCGGACGGGACCCGCGAGGCCTGCTACTCGCCGTCGCTGGTGATCAAGGACCACCTCGCGGTCGGGCAGGACTACCCGCTCGACGAGTTCGTCGCGCTGACCCGGCTGGCCCTGGGCATCGCCAGCGAGCGCGTCCGCGCCCGCTACGGGTTCCCGTGCGGCCGCGCGCAGGCGCAGCTCGCCCGGATCGAGGAGGGCGCCCGCCGCCAGGAGCCCGGGACCGTCCACGTCGAGGCCTTCGAGGACTGA
- the selB gene encoding selenocysteine-specific translation elongation factor, producing the protein MRSVAALKTLLVGVIGHVDHGKTALVRALTGVETDRLKEERARGVSIVPGFALLTAAQGEIDLVDLPGHERFVRAMISGATGMRAVLLAVDAHEGIKPQTVEHLEIAALIGVRRGVLALTKADLATRETVAARAAEIAAAAARAGIEAGPVIATSTVTGDGLPELAAALSALVAETEPVRDDGFPYLPVDRVFSRPGFGTVVTGTLRRGPLAVGDTVEIAPGGRTATVRGLQIHGRAVERAEPGRRTAVALRGIDLDQIARGQALSLPGLLAQSPWLDVAITAAASLPDALAGGTACRLLFGTTEVEARLRLLDCDALEPGASTQAQLHLGEPVAVPAREPFVLRLDSPSVTVAGGRILDPASRRRRRHDPRVMADLAALAAGGPAEAITVRLGQLGAAGAPLNELARIAGIAPDRARQALSEDGARAIGDRFVGAAAFEALRTGTLAALAHHHRDYPMEHGIALERLSRALALPEAVTGAVLRDLAAAGGVAQAGALWRRAEFDPARNESEAARRLEQVFRRAGLSPPDEAEAIGRDVRRREALTYLVGAGTVIRAVDRVQRRAVLFHREAVATAKSRLIDAFPTARTAETGFLAREAGATLGISRKFSIPLLEHLDATGFTRRAGDRRVIVALEPGRAVPDAG; encoded by the coding sequence ATGCGGTCGGTGGCTGCTTTGAAGACACTCCTCGTCGGCGTGATCGGGCACGTCGATCACGGCAAGACGGCGCTCGTCCGCGCGCTCACCGGCGTCGAGACCGACCGGCTCAAGGAAGAGCGCGCCCGCGGCGTGTCCATCGTGCCGGGCTTCGCGCTGCTGACCGCCGCGCAGGGCGAGATCGACCTCGTCGACCTGCCGGGCCACGAACGGTTCGTCCGCGCCATGATCTCCGGCGCCACCGGCATGCGGGCCGTTCTGCTGGCGGTCGACGCCCACGAGGGCATCAAGCCGCAGACGGTGGAGCATCTCGAGATCGCCGCCCTCATCGGCGTCCGCCGCGGTGTCCTGGCGCTGACCAAGGCGGACCTCGCGACGCGCGAGACCGTGGCCGCGCGCGCCGCCGAGATCGCCGCAGCGGCCGCCCGGGCCGGGATCGAGGCCGGCCCGGTCATCGCCACCTCGACCGTGACGGGCGACGGCCTGCCGGAGCTCGCCGCCGCCCTCTCGGCGCTGGTGGCGGAGACGGAACCGGTCCGCGACGACGGCTTCCCCTACCTTCCGGTCGACCGGGTCTTCTCCCGGCCGGGCTTCGGCACCGTCGTGACCGGGACGCTGCGACGCGGGCCGCTCGCGGTCGGCGACACCGTCGAGATCGCCCCCGGCGGCCGCACCGCCACGGTGCGCGGCCTGCAGATCCACGGGCGCGCGGTCGAGCGCGCCGAGCCGGGGCGCCGCACGGCGGTCGCCCTGCGCGGCATCGACCTCGACCAGATCGCCCGTGGGCAGGCGCTGTCGCTGCCGGGCCTGCTCGCGCAGAGCCCGTGGCTCGACGTGGCGATCACCGCGGCCGCGAGCCTGCCGGACGCCCTGGCAGGCGGCACGGCCTGCCGCCTGCTCTTCGGCACCACCGAGGTCGAGGCGCGGCTGCGGCTGCTCGACTGCGACGCCCTGGAGCCGGGCGCCAGTACCCAGGCGCAGCTCCACCTCGGCGAACCGGTGGCGGTGCCGGCGCGGGAGCCCTTCGTGCTGCGGCTCGATTCGCCCTCCGTCACGGTGGCGGGCGGCCGGATCCTCGACCCGGCGAGCCGCCGCCGCCGGCGCCACGATCCCCGGGTCATGGCCGACCTCGCCGCCCTGGCGGCGGGCGGTCCCGCCGAGGCGATCACGGTCCGCCTCGGGCAGCTCGGCGCGGCCGGGGCACCGCTCAACGAGCTCGCCCGGATCGCCGGTATCGCGCCGGACCGCGCTCGGCAGGCGCTCTCCGAAGACGGTGCCCGCGCGATCGGCGACCGCTTCGTCGGGGCCGCGGCCTTCGAGGCGCTGCGCACCGGCACGCTGGCCGCCCTGGCACACCATCACCGCGACTACCCGATGGAGCACGGCATCGCCCTGGAGCGCCTGTCCCGCGCCCTGGCGCTGCCCGAGGCGGTGACCGGCGCGGTCCTGCGCGACCTCGCGGCCGCCGGCGGCGTCGCCCAGGCGGGCGCCCTGTGGCGGCGGGCCGAGTTCGACCCCGCGCGGAACGAGAGCGAGGCCGCCCGCCGGCTGGAGCAGGTCTTCCGCCGCGCCGGCCTCAGCCCGCCCGACGAGGCCGAGGCCATCGGCCGGGACGTGCGCCGCCGCGAGGCGCTGACCTACCTCGTGGGAGCCGGCACGGTGATCCGCGCCGTCGACCGGGTGCAGCGCCGCGCCGTGCTGTTCCACCGGGAAGCGGTGGCCACCGCCAAGAGCCGCCTGATCGACGCCTTCCCGACGGCGCGGACGGCGGAGACCGGATTCCTGGCCCGCGAGGCCGGTGCGACCCTGGGAATCTCACGCAAGTTCTCGATCCCGCTGCTGGAGCACCTCGACGCCACGGGCTTCACCCGCCGGGCCGGGGATCGTCGGGTGATCGTCGCCCTCGAACCCGGTCGGGCGGTCCCGGACGCCGGCTGA
- a CDS encoding CYTH and CHAD domain-containing protein: MSDTDSHAAAEPREVELKLDCAGPDLTALASHPRLKDASATEPESLVTTYYDTPDRALRKNGLTLRVRAKGDRHIQTVKAGSGGVGLFDRAEWESEIAGQAPEPAAWADTAAGPILREADAPLERLFATVVQRREIPVAQGESRVLVTLDEGHVETDSGVAPLCEVELELQSGDPADLFALARELAETVPLRLGVKAKSAVGYALLDGIEPGVVKAEAVELPEGASAGEVFRRVARACLRHMRLNETAFLEGGRPPEALHQIRVSLRRLRSALSLFGPMLESDPRAAGFNDEIKRVTEPFGHARNLDVFLSDTLPDLAEQRPDEPGLDALRARAEAERATAYDAVSETLESPQWRALVIDFAGWVEAGSWAAGPDAAVDGRHFAAQVLDKARARLKKRGRGLRHLDPHTRHRARIAAKKLRYGAEFFAGLYRKKKAVRRQEKFGAALSDLQDHLGALNDLETARAMTESLSGPPMPGSDDPGAQKLLDEAADARSELLDVKPFWR, translated from the coding sequence ATGAGCGACACCGATAGCCACGCCGCGGCGGAGCCCCGCGAGGTCGAGCTGAAGCTCGACTGCGCCGGGCCGGATCTGACGGCGCTCGCGTCCCATCCCCGGTTGAAGGACGCGTCGGCGACCGAGCCCGAATCCCTGGTGACGACCTACTACGACACGCCCGATCGCGCGCTCCGGAAGAACGGCCTGACCCTGCGCGTCCGCGCCAAGGGCGACCGCCATATCCAGACCGTGAAGGCCGGGAGCGGCGGCGTTGGCCTGTTCGACCGGGCCGAGTGGGAGAGCGAGATCGCCGGGCAGGCGCCGGAGCCCGCGGCCTGGGCCGACACGGCCGCCGGGCCGATCCTGCGCGAGGCCGACGCGCCGCTGGAGCGGCTGTTCGCCACCGTGGTGCAGCGCCGAGAGATCCCGGTCGCGCAGGGCGAGTCGCGCGTGCTCGTCACCCTCGACGAGGGCCATGTCGAGACCGACTCGGGCGTCGCGCCGCTCTGCGAGGTCGAGCTGGAACTCCAGTCCGGCGATCCGGCCGACCTGTTCGCGCTGGCGCGGGAGCTGGCCGAGACCGTGCCGCTGCGCCTCGGCGTGAAAGCCAAGAGCGCGGTCGGCTACGCGCTCCTCGACGGGATCGAGCCCGGCGTCGTGAAGGCCGAGGCGGTGGAACTGCCCGAGGGCGCGAGCGCCGGGGAGGTCTTCCGCCGGGTGGCGCGCGCCTGCCTGCGCCACATGCGCCTCAACGAGACCGCCTTCCTGGAAGGCGGCCGCCCGCCCGAGGCGCTCCACCAGATCCGCGTCTCCCTGCGCCGCCTGCGCTCGGCGCTGTCGCTGTTCGGGCCCATGCTGGAGAGCGATCCCCGGGCGGCCGGCTTCAACGACGAGATCAAGCGCGTCACCGAGCCCTTCGGCCACGCCCGCAACCTCGACGTATTCCTGAGCGACACGCTGCCGGATCTCGCGGAACAGCGCCCCGACGAGCCCGGCCTGGACGCCCTGCGCGCGCGCGCCGAGGCGGAGCGCGCCACCGCGTACGACGCGGTCTCGGAGACCCTCGAGAGCCCGCAATGGCGCGCGCTCGTCATCGACTTCGCCGGCTGGGTCGAGGCGGGCTCCTGGGCCGCCGGCCCCGACGCGGCCGTCGACGGGCGCCACTTCGCCGCGCAGGTGCTCGACAAGGCGCGCGCGCGCCTCAAGAAGCGCGGGCGCGGCCTCCGGCACCTCGATCCGCACACGCGGCACCGGGCGCGGATCGCCGCCAAGAAGCTCCGCTACGGCGCGGAGTTCTTCGCCGGTCTCTACCGGAAGAAGAAGGCGGTCCGCCGGCAGGAGAAGTTCGGCGCCGCGCTCTCCGACCTGCAGGACCATCTCGGCGCGCTCAACGATCTGGAGACGGCCCGGGCGATGACCGAGAGCCTGTCGGGACCGCCGATGCCGGGTTCCGACGATCCGGGGGCACAGAAATTGCTCGACGAGGCCGCGGACGCACGGTCCGAGCTCCTCGACGTCAAGCCCTTCTGGCGCTGA
- a CDS encoding carboxylate-amine ligase, with protein MAHAYRFGIEEEFFLADARTRGTPRAGLRAFHAAVRARLDDAEREQLQCQVEVASPPTADLAEARGHLADLRGSLAEIGAERGILTFAAGTHPIARWRDQRPTDKARYHGIMADLRMLGRRNLVCGLHVHVEVPDPEARVGLINRLLPYLPVLLALSTGSPFWQGQLTGLAGYRMRAYAELPRTGVPELFADADDYARYVDVMTRSGAIADASYLWWHVRASLKYPTLELRVADSCTRLDDALCIAALFRCLVRRVVRDKRLNAGLTAASRGFVMENLWRAECDGVRATLIDEAQVRTVPVSALVETLLADIAEDAEALGCAAACGHAARIVAEGTSADRQMGVFAAARRSGARERAALSAVVDHLAAETAAGSRSGPGGHPNIAPAA; from the coding sequence ATGGCCCACGCCTACAGGTTCGGCATCGAGGAGGAGTTCTTCCTGGCCGATGCGCGCACGCGCGGCACGCCGCGGGCCGGCCTCCGGGCCTTCCATGCCGCCGTGCGGGCCCGCCTCGACGACGCCGAGCGCGAGCAGCTCCAGTGCCAGGTTGAGGTGGCCTCGCCGCCGACCGCCGATCTCGCCGAGGCACGGGGGCATCTCGCGGATCTGCGCGGCAGCCTCGCGGAGATCGGCGCCGAGCGCGGGATCCTGACCTTCGCCGCGGGCACGCATCCGATCGCCCGGTGGCGTGACCAGCGCCCCACCGACAAGGCCCGATACCACGGGATCATGGCCGACCTCCGGATGCTCGGCCGGCGCAACCTCGTCTGCGGCCTTCACGTCCACGTGGAGGTCCCGGACCCCGAGGCGCGGGTCGGGCTGATCAACCGGCTGCTGCCCTACCTGCCGGTGCTGCTCGCGCTCTCCACCGGCTCGCCGTTCTGGCAGGGGCAACTGACCGGCCTCGCCGGCTACCGGATGCGCGCCTACGCCGAGCTGCCGCGCACGGGCGTGCCCGAGCTGTTCGCCGATGCCGACGACTACGCCCGCTACGTCGACGTGATGACCCGCTCGGGCGCCATCGCGGATGCCAGCTATCTCTGGTGGCACGTGCGCGCGTCGCTGAAATATCCGACCCTCGAACTGCGGGTCGCCGACAGCTGCACGCGCCTCGACGACGCGCTGTGCATCGCCGCGCTGTTCCGCTGCCTCGTGCGCCGGGTGGTCCGGGACAAGCGGCTCAATGCCGGCCTGACCGCCGCCTCCCGCGGCTTCGTCATGGAGAATCTCTGGCGGGCCGAGTGCGACGGCGTGCGCGCGACGCTCATCGACGAGGCGCAGGTCCGGACGGTGCCGGTCTCCGCGCTGGTCGAGACCCTTCTCGCCGACATCGCCGAGGATGCCGAGGCGCTGGGCTGCGCCGCCGCCTGCGGGCACGCGGCGCGGATCGTGGCGGAGGGGACCAGCGCCGACAGGCAGATGGGCGTGTTCGCGGCCGCGCGCCGGTCGGGCGCGCGGGAGCGCGCGGCTCTGTCGGCGGTGGTCGATCATCTCGCGGCGGAGACCGCCGCCGGCTCGAGGTCCGGGCCTGGGGGGCACCCGAACATCGCTCCGGCGGCGTGA
- a CDS encoding tellurite resistance TerB family protein — translation MSLLRDLFGHVGRTVTAYAGDKALMLAAVSAAANVIVADGEVAGPEFDAALHGLKADPVLMKGYDALMLETELYEGIARARTRLGRAENLRHVAAVAERPAAQRENVFLIAADVADQDGISNIEAGALGEIAVALRVDAIALLRANPVRRPLA, via the coding sequence ATGAGCCTCCTGCGCGACCTCTTCGGCCATGTCGGCCGTACCGTGACGGCCTATGCCGGCGACAAGGCGTTGATGCTCGCGGCGGTCTCGGCCGCCGCCAACGTCATCGTGGCCGACGGCGAGGTCGCGGGCCCCGAATTCGACGCCGCCCTGCATGGCCTGAAGGCCGACCCGGTCCTGATGAAGGGCTACGACGCGCTCATGCTGGAGACGGAGCTCTACGAGGGCATCGCCCGGGCTCGCACCCGCCTCGGCCGGGCCGAGAACCTGCGCCACGTCGCGGCGGTCGCCGAGCGGCCCGCGGCCCAGCGCGAGAACGTCTTCCTGATCGCCGCGGACGTCGCCGACCAGGACGGGATCAGCAACATCGAGGCGGGCGCTCTCGGCGAGATCGCCGTCGCCCTCCGGGTCGACGCGATCGCGCTCCTGCGCGCCAACCCGGTGCGGCGCCCGCTGGCCTGA
- a CDS encoding Zn-dependent hydrolase — MAEMSLSKTHNLRADGARLWATILETAQFGGTPAGGINRLTLSAEDGQVRDWFREACEAAGLTVSVDALGTQYALRPGRDMGRKPIAFGSHLDTQPTGGKFDGVLGVLAGLEVMRSLNDAGIETEAPLLVVNWTNEEGSRFAPAMMASAAYAGDFTTDEILAKRDAAGTTVAEALDAIGYRGVEAVGTREIGAFVELHIEQGPILEAEDKTIGVVEGGQGIMWFDGVITGFESHAGTTPMPRRRDALLALSEFALAAERIALGHAPTAVATIGEAAILAPSRNVVPGRVAFTVDVRDPRSETLDAMEAALGEAAAEIAARRHLEIALTRIWRKEPVPFDPAIVAAIDASAESLGHPRRRIISGAGHDACNLAAKVPAAMIFVPCKDGVSHNESESATQADCAAGADVLLQTVLRLANAPRA, encoded by the coding sequence ATGGCCGAGATGAGCCTCAGCAAGACCCACAACCTGCGCGCCGACGGAGCGCGCCTCTGGGCGACGATCCTGGAGACCGCGCAATTCGGCGGCACGCCGGCCGGCGGCATCAACCGCCTGACGCTCTCGGCCGAGGACGGCCAGGTCCGCGACTGGTTCCGGGAGGCCTGCGAGGCGGCCGGGCTCACCGTGTCGGTCGACGCGCTCGGCACGCAGTACGCCCTGCGGCCGGGCCGCGACATGGGCCGCAAGCCGATCGCCTTCGGCTCGCACCTCGACACCCAGCCGACCGGCGGCAAGTTCGACGGGGTCCTCGGCGTGCTGGCGGGGCTCGAGGTGATGCGCAGCCTGAACGATGCCGGCATCGAGACCGAGGCGCCGCTCCTCGTGGTCAACTGGACCAACGAGGAGGGCTCGCGCTTCGCCCCCGCCATGATGGCCTCGGCGGCCTACGCGGGCGACTTCACCACGGACGAGATCCTGGCCAAGCGCGACGCCGCCGGCACCACGGTGGCGGAGGCCCTCGACGCCATCGGCTACCGCGGGGTGGAGGCCGTCGGCACGCGGGAGATCGGCGCCTTCGTCGAACTGCACATCGAGCAGGGGCCCATCCTGGAGGCCGAGGACAAGACCATCGGCGTGGTCGAGGGCGGCCAGGGCATCATGTGGTTCGACGGCGTGATCACCGGCTTCGAGAGCCACGCCGGGACGACGCCGATGCCGCGCCGCCGCGACGCGCTGCTCGCGCTCTCGGAATTCGCCCTGGCCGCCGAGCGGATCGCGCTGGGCCACGCGCCCACCGCGGTGGCGACGATCGGCGAGGCCGCGATCCTGGCGCCCTCCCGCAACGTCGTGCCGGGCCGGGTCGCCTTCACGGTGGACGTGCGCGATCCGCGCTCCGAGACCCTCGACGCGATGGAGGCGGCGCTCGGCGAGGCGGCCGCCGAGATCGCGGCGCGGCGCCATCTGGAGATCGCGCTGACCCGGATCTGGCGGAAGGAGCCGGTGCCGTTCGACCCCGCGATCGTGGCGGCGATCGACGCGTCCGCCGAGAGCCTGGGGCATCCGCGCCGCCGGATCATCTCGGGCGCCGGCCACGACGCCTGCAACCTCGCCGCGAAGGTCCCGGCGGCGATGATCTTCGTGCCGTGCAAGGACGGCGTCAGCCACAACGAGTCGGAATCGGCCACGCAGGCCGACTGCGCCGCCGGCGCCGACGTCCTGCTGCAGACGGTGCTCCGCCTCGCCAACGCGCCGCGCGCCTGA
- a CDS encoding beta-ketoacyl-ACP synthase, translating to MSARSYRDARGRPLVAVTGIGVVSSLGQGQADTWAAMTEGRSGIHAIARFPTDTLRTRIAGTVDFLDTDPLVAPLLSERFAAVAAEEAVAQAGIGARGDFPGALFIAVPPVEMEWPQRQALAEAAGGDGPVDYAGLLRAAATRRFDPWHDLFIFGTVADRIADRFGTKGSPISLSTACSSGATAIQLGVEAIRRGETAAALCIGTDGSVNPESLIRFSLLSALSTRNDEPATASKPFSKDRDGFVMGEGAAALVLEDAEVAVARGAAILGYVLGCGEKGDGFHRTRSSPDGAPIIAAIRASLDDAGVAAEAIDTVNAHGTSTPENDKMEALGLAAVFGDRAAALPVTSNKSMIGHTLTAAGAIEAAVSLLTIRHGRIPPTINHRVPDPTIALDIVETARDLPVRTVLSNSFGFGGQNTCLVLGAEPA from the coding sequence ATGAGCGCGCGATCCTACCGCGACGCCAGGGGCCGGCCGCTCGTCGCGGTCACCGGCATCGGCGTCGTCTCCTCCCTCGGTCAGGGACAGGCCGACACGTGGGCGGCCATGACCGAGGGCCGGTCGGGCATCCACGCGATCGCGCGGTTCCCGACCGACACGCTGCGCACCCGCATCGCCGGGACGGTGGACTTCCTCGACACCGATCCGCTCGTCGCGCCGCTCCTGTCCGAGCGGTTCGCCGCCGTCGCCGCCGAGGAGGCGGTGGCGCAGGCCGGGATCGGCGCCAGGGGCGATTTCCCGGGCGCCCTGTTCATCGCGGTCCCGCCGGTCGAGATGGAGTGGCCGCAGCGGCAGGCCCTGGCCGAGGCCGCGGGCGGCGACGGCCCGGTCGACTACGCCGGCCTCCTGCGGGCGGCGGCGACGCGCCGCTTCGATCCCTGGCACGACCTGTTCATCTTCGGCACGGTCGCCGATCGCATCGCTGACCGCTTCGGCACGAAGGGCTCGCCGATCTCGCTCTCGACCGCCTGCTCGTCGGGGGCCACGGCGATCCAGCTCGGCGTCGAGGCGATCCGGCGCGGCGAGACCGCGGCGGCGCTCTGCATCGGCACGGACGGCTCGGTGAACCCGGAATCGCTGATCCGCTTCTCGCTGCTCTCGGCGCTCTCGACCCGCAACGACGAGCCCGCGACCGCCTCGAAGCCGTTCTCGAAGGACCGGGACGGGTTCGTCATGGGCGAGGGCGCGGCCGCCCTGGTGCTGGAGGACGCCGAGGTCGCCGTCGCGCGCGGCGCCGCGATCCTCGGCTACGTCCTCGGCTGCGGCGAGAAGGGCGACGGCTTCCACCGCACCCGGTCCAGCCCCGACGGCGCGCCGATCATCGCGGCGATCCGGGCGAGCCTGGACGATGCCGGTGTGGCGGCCGAGGCGATCGACACGGTGAACGCGCACGGCACCTCGACGCCGGAGAACGACAAGATGGAGGCCCTGGGCCTCGCGGCCGTGTTCGGCGACCGCGCGGCCGCCCTGCCGGTCACCTCCAACAAGTCGATGATCGGCCACACCCTCACGGCGGCCGGCGCCATCGAGGCGGCGGTCTCGCTGCTGACCATCCGCCACGGCCGCATCCCGCCGACCATCAACCACCGCGTGCCGGACCCGACCATCGCCCTCGACATCGTGGAGACCGCCCGCGATCTGCCGGTGCGGACCGTGCTGTCGAACTCGTTCGGCTTCGGCGGCCAGAACACCTGCCTGGTCCTC